From the genome of Candidatus Methylomirabilota bacterium, one region includes:
- a CDS encoding cation transporting ATPase C-terminal domain-containing protein: protein MLSPGEIASPLRHVLRKADNIRSLLGEVVGFDVGRSAWSSMPPPTRPGGCWSSRTSACPDTVRSDGLVLPLLATHIMWINLVSDGAPALALGMDPAAAGVMSERPRARGKGAITGPMWARIVFVGVIMAVATLLVLDASLPGGLIEGSGTMRYAQTMAFTTLLFFSLFTVFSARSDEHSAFRDLFSNGWAVGGPSCCHSRCRWR, encoded by the coding sequence GTGCTCTCGCCCGGCGAGATCGCCTCCCCCCTGCGCCACGTCCTGCGCAAGGCGGACAACATCCGGTCTCTCCTGGGCGAGGTCGTCGGGTTCGACGTCGGGCGCTCGGCATGGAGCTCGATGCCGCCACCGACCAGGCCGGGCGGGTGCTGGTCGAGCCGGACCTCAGCGTGCCCGGACACCGTGAGATCGGACGGCCTGGTCCTGCCGCTGCTGGCGACGCACATCATGTGGATCAACCTCGTGTCGGACGGCGCCCCCGCGCTCGCGCTCGGGATGGATCCGGCCGCCGCCGGCGTGATGAGCGAGCGGCCGCGGGCCCGGGGAAAGGGCGCCATCACCGGCCCCATGTGGGCGCGCATCGTGTTCGTTGGCGTCATCATGGCCGTCGCGACGCTGCTCGTCCTGGACGCCAGCCTGCCCGGTGGGCTGATCGAAGGCTCGGGCACCATGCGGTACGCACAGACGATGGCGTTCACCACGCTGCTGTTCTTCTCCCTCTTCACGGTGTTCAGCGCCCGCTCCGACGAGCACAGCGCGTTCCGGGACCTCTTCTCCAACGGATGGGCTGTGGGGGGGCCGTCCTGCTGTCACTCGCGCTGCAGGTGGCGGTGA